One genomic region from Reichenbachiella ulvae encodes:
- a CDS encoding glycoside hydrolase family 43 protein produces MKNILHIPIIILLLVSCAKDGRERDLESTNNNDLLENIGNPIIKDVFTADPAPFVHDDTLYIYTGHDEQVQGGEGFVMNDWLLFSTTDMRNYKSHGPVLKTTDFEWANGHAWAAHTVEKDGKFYWYVTVEHGSIPGKSIGVAVADHPTGPWKDAKGEALVTNDMTKQTDIFWDDIDPAVFVDEDGSAYIYWGNSVMKWAKLKDNMIELDGEIQTILLPEFTEAPWVFKRDQKYYLVYSARFPEEIDYAMSDSPEGPWEVMGNLNRTLPNSPTHHQGVVEYRGNWYFVYHNGQLPTGGEFRRSVCIEKLNFNEDGSIQPVIRTTEGVAAL; encoded by the coding sequence ATGAAAAATATACTACACATACCAATTATCATTCTTCTGTTGGTTTCATGTGCGAAGGATGGAAGAGAACGGGATTTAGAATCTACTAACAATAATGATTTGTTAGAAAATATAGGGAATCCAATTATCAAAGATGTTTTTACTGCTGATCCTGCACCATTCGTACATGATGATACCTTATATATCTATACAGGACACGACGAACAAGTGCAGGGTGGTGAAGGATTCGTGATGAATGACTGGTTGTTGTTTTCGACAACTGATATGAGGAATTATAAGTCACACGGACCAGTTTTGAAAACTACTGATTTCGAATGGGCCAATGGTCATGCCTGGGCTGCACATACAGTTGAGAAAGATGGGAAGTTCTATTGGTATGTAACGGTAGAACATGGTTCAATCCCTGGTAAGTCCATAGGAGTGGCTGTGGCAGATCACCCGACTGGACCCTGGAAAGATGCCAAAGGAGAGGCCTTGGTCACCAATGATATGACCAAACAGACAGATATTTTTTGGGATGACATAGATCCTGCTGTGTTCGTAGATGAGGATGGATCGGCTTATATCTATTGGGGCAATTCCGTAATGAAGTGGGCTAAACTAAAGGACAATATGATCGAATTGGATGGTGAGATTCAGACAATCCTATTGCCAGAGTTTACAGAAGCGCCATGGGTTTTCAAGAGAGACCAAAAGTATTATTTGGTATATTCCGCACGCTTTCCTGAGGAAATTGATTATGCTATGTCTGATAGCCCAGAGGGACCATGGGAGGTGATGGGCAACCTGAATCGAACCTTACCTAATTCACCCACACATCATCAGGGAGTGGTAGAGTATAGAGGCAATTGGTATTTTGTTTATCACAACGGTCAGTTGCCAACTGGAGGTGAGTTTAGACGAAGTGTTTGCATCGAAAAACTCAATTTTAATGAGGATGGCAGTATACAGCCAGTGATTCGAACTACCGAAGGAGTAGCTGCCTTATAA
- a CDS encoding NUDIX hydrolase, producing MTLYKEYDRLLVAVDCIIFGFHGDKLKLLLIKRDFEPEKGKWSLMGGFAKREESLDDAANRILTSLTGLKDVFLEQLYCFNSVDRDPVERTISVTYYSLINIEDHDEELIKQNDASWFDLGDTPNLIFDHNEMVERAHQRLKYKAEHYPVGFELLPPKFTMPELQSLYEAIFETEMDKRNFIKRIGSLDILVKLDEKKRTSGKKGAFLYQFDPEKYQQQLKTGNKFQVKP from the coding sequence ATGACACTTTATAAAGAATACGATCGCCTACTTGTGGCGGTAGATTGCATCATTTTCGGATTCCATGGCGACAAATTAAAGCTGTTGCTCATCAAAAGGGATTTTGAACCTGAAAAGGGGAAGTGGTCTCTAATGGGTGGTTTTGCAAAGAGAGAAGAAAGTCTAGATGATGCTGCTAATCGTATTTTGACTAGTTTGACAGGACTGAAGGATGTCTTTCTCGAGCAACTGTATTGCTTCAACTCGGTAGATCGTGACCCAGTAGAACGTACGATCAGTGTCACCTATTATTCACTCATCAATATCGAAGACCATGATGAGGAATTGATTAAGCAGAATGATGCTTCATGGTTCGATTTGGGAGATACTCCAAATTTGATTTTCGATCACAACGAAATGGTCGAACGTGCTCATCAAAGACTAAAATATAAAGCCGAACATTACCCAGTAGGATTCGAGCTTTTGCCTCCGAAGTTTACCATGCCCGAATTGCAATCCCTCTACGAAGCTATCTTCGAAACGGAAATGGACAAGCGTAATTTCATCAAAAGAATTGGGTCTCTTGATATCCTTGTGAAACTCGATGAGAAGAAAAGAACCAGCGGAAAAAAAGGAGCCTTCCTTTATCAATTCGATCCAGAGAAGTACCAGCAACAGCTAAAAACAGGTAACAAATTTCAAGTGAAACCCTAG